Proteins found in one Mangifera indica cultivar Alphonso chromosome 15, CATAS_Mindica_2.1, whole genome shotgun sequence genomic segment:
- the LOC123198134 gene encoding ubiquitin carboxyl-terminal hydrolase 26 isoform X1, with protein MSRPTTRSKNKRHRQGSDSDSTSEILRKIHSTGEVTDDDLKQLYMISKPICQSCRVNTKDNPNCFCGLIPPHNGSRKSGLWQKLSDILQSLGPDPCKDLRASASLPAGLTNLGATCYANSILQCLYMNKSFREGVFSVEPDVLKQHPVLEQLARLFAQLHASKMAFIDSAPFIKTLELDNGVQQDSHEFLTLLLSLLERCCSHSKAPKARTIVQDLFRGSVSHVTTCSQCGKDSEASAKMEDFYELELNVKGLKTIDESLDDYLSVEELHGDNQYFCESCRTRVDATRSIKLRSLPEVLNFQLKRCVFLPKTTMKKKITSAFSFPGELNMQQRLSEPSQLDLVYDLSAVLIHKGTAVNSGHYIALIKDENTGHWWEFDDEHVSNLGNCPFGEGSSSSCSKGGSEHVDSSSITKGMNGVNVNHAVLQPQSSESCNGCNVEKFTSNDAYMLMYNLRRSKKDAQKKHVACDVHNMEIENDTVFFHDGVSLPSHLCEEIKELNSSYVDACELYKLKRDRELDIITKRKQEVRSVLSEAPVRSLEEPFYWISTDWLRQWADNICPPVLDNTPLQCLHGKVPVSKVGSMKRLSAEAWIKLFSKYDGGPTLTNDDCCLNCLIDGARTLVCADSYRDRRKSMKELADDVLSGKFGEGIYYVSRPWLQQWTKRKNLDAPCEADAGPTSSISCPHGQLMPEQATGAKRSLVPESLWIFIYEDAIKVKPDDLLGCSAFPLDSKQCIECSEALSEVACMEDSIRALKLKQRQNHEKLALGRSIPLFLDSKYYLVPSSWLTKWRNYISTSGKNASSSVEPEFLDGVIDSIKCEKHLRLLERPPDLVCKRGSIFQKGSMTDGLTIVTENDWKCFCEEWGGIREKGISAKVEFSNNAGNTLVRSCKEVPICQDTFSPHDEENNEIESRRLVVRTSPEICEDCIGERESCELMQKLNYCDENIYVCLVRGKEAPKSILEASESTFEPDRRTSKRSRKTNYGSLINLKVSASTSIYQLKMMIWESLGIVKENQILHKGQRIIEPEYATLADMNIFPGDKLWVQDSEIHEHRDIADELSDQRVNVQHAEEGFRGTLLTSNLSSQVV; from the exons TCAGACATTCTTCAATCTCTTGGCCCAGACCCATGCAAGGATCTTCGTGCTTCTGCTTCCTTACCTGCTGGACTGACTAATTTGGGTGCAACATGCTATGCAAATAGTATACTACAATGCTTGTACATGAATAAATCATTCCGTGAAGGTGTTTTCTCTGTTGAGCCTGATGTTTTGAAACAACATCCTGTGTTGGAACAACTTGCAAGACTTTTTGCACAGTTGCATGCCAGTAAAATGGCTTTCATTGACTCAGCTCCATTTATTAAAACATTGGAGTTAGACAATGGAGTTCAACAGGACAGCCATGAGTTCTTGACCTTGCTTCTTTCTTTGCTTGAGCGTTGTTGTAGCCATTCTAAAGCTCCCAAGGCTAGAACAATTGTTCAAGATCTTTTCCGTGGGAGTGTATCTCATGTGACAAC GTGCTCACAATGTGGAAAAGATTCTGAAGCTTCTGCAAAGATGGAAGACTTTTATGAGCTTGAGTTAAACGTCAAGGGCTTAAAAACTATAGATGAAAGTTTAGATGACTACCTTAGTGTGGAAGAGCTTCATGGAgataatcaatatttttgtgAATCATGTAGAACAAGAGTTGATGCTACTCGGAGCATCAAGCTACGCTCACTTCCTGAAGTTCTTAATTTTCAGCTCAAGCGTTGTGTTTTCCTTCCAAAG ACTActatgaagaagaaaatcaCATCTGCTTTTTCTTTTCCGGGAGAACTGAATATGCAGCAGAGACTCTCTGAGCCATCTCAGCTTGATTTGGTATATGATTTGTCAGCTGTGCTGATTCACAAGGGAACTGCCGTAAACAGTGGTCATTACATTGCACTTATCAAGGATGAGAATACAGGGCACTGGTGGGAATTTGATGATGAGCATGTCTCAAACTTAGGTAATTGTCCTTTTGGCGAAGGTTCTTCAAGTTCTTGTAGTAAAGGCGGTTCTGAGCATGTTGATTCTTCATCAATTACAAAAGGAATGAATGGCGTCAATGTAAACCATGCTGTTCTTCAGCCACAGTCTTCAGAATCTTGTAATGGTTGTAATGTAGAGAAATTCACCTCAAATGATGCATATATGTTGATGTATAACCTGAGGCGTAGCAAGAAAGATGCCCAGAAGAAACATGTGGCCTGTGATGTCCACAATATGGAAATAGAAAATGATACTGTCTTTTTTCATGACGGTGTTTCCCTTCCGTCTCATCTATGTGAAGAGATAAAAGAATTGAATTCATCATATGTTGATGCTTGTGAACTATACAAATTAAAGCGGGATAGAGAATTGGATATTATTACTAAACGCAAGCAAGAAGTGCGGTCAGTTCTTTCTGAAGCACCTGTTCGGTCACTTGAAGAACCATTTTATTGGATTTCCACAGATTGGCTTCGCCAATGGGCTGATAACATTTGCCCACC TGTTCTAGACAATACTCCTCTCCAATGCTTGCATGGGAAAGTTCCAGTATCAAAGGTTGGCTCCATGAAGCGATTATCCGCTGAAGCTTGGATTAAATTGTTCTCTAAG TATGATGGAGGGCCAACCCTGACCAATGATGACTGCTGTTTGAATTGCCTTATTGATGGCGCACGGACCTTGGTATGTGCTGATAGCTATAGAGATAGAAGAAAATCAATGAAAGAGCTTGCTGATGATGTGCTATCAGGAAAGTTTGGAGAAGGAATATACTATGTGTCTAGGCCATg GTTGCAACAATggacaaaaaggaaaaatctagATGCTCCTTGTGAAGCTGATGCAGGACCAACGAGTTCAATTAGTTGTCCCCATGGCCAACTGATGCCGGAGCAAGCTACTGGTGCTAAGCGATCGTTGGTTCCTGAGAGTCTCTGGATCTTCATTTATGAAGATGCTATAAAAGTAAAACCTGATGACCTTTTGGGTTGTTCAGCTTTTCCATTAGACTCTAAACAGTGTATTGAATGTAGCGAAGCACTCTCTGAAGTGGCATGCATGGAGGATTCTATAAG GGCCCTGAAGCTTAAACAGCGccaaaatcatgaaaaattaGCTCTGGGTAGAAGTATTCCACTATTTTTGGATAGCAAATATTACTTGGTGCCCTCATCATGGCTTACAAAGTGGAGAAACTACATAAGTACAAGTGGAAAAAATGCTTCATCATCTGTGGAACCTGAATTTCTGGACGGTGTCATTGATTCAATTAAATGTGAAAAG CATTTGCGACTTTTAGAGAGGCCTCCTGACCTGGTTTGCAAACGTGGCTCCATTTTTCAGAAGGGTTCTATG ACAGATGGGTTGACAATTGTTACTGAGAATGACTGGAAATGTTTCTGTGAAGAGTGGGGTGGAATTCGGGAGAAAGGCATATCTGCTAAAGTTGAGTTCAGTAATAATGCAGGAAATACTTTGGTCCGGTCCTGTAAAGAGGTACCAATATGTCAGGATACATTTAGCCCTCATGATGAAGAAAATAATGAGATTGAATCTAGACGTCTAGTGGTCAGGACTAGCCCAGAG ATATGTGAGGATTGCATTGGAGAAAGAGAAAGCTGTGAGTTGATGCAAAAGCTCAATTATTGTGATGAGAACATATATGTATGTCTTGTTCGTGGAAAAGAAGCTCCAAAATCAATTTTAGAAGCATCTGAGTCTACCTTTGAGCCAGACCGACGAACATCAAAGCGCTCCAGGAAGACCAATTATGGAAGTTTGATCAATTTAAAAGTTTCTGCTTCCACATCCATATACCaattaaaaatgatgatatggGAATCTCTTGGG ATTGTTAAGGAAAACCAAATACTTCACAAAGGTCAAAGAATAATCGAGCCAGAATATGCTACTCTTGCAGATATGAATATATTCCCAGGTGACAAGCTTTGGGTGCAAGATTCAGAAATCCATGAGCATCGTGACATTGCTG ATGAGCTTTCTGACCAGAGAGTGAATGTGCAGCATGCTGAAGAAGGTTTTCGGGGAACACTTTTGACATCAAACCTCTCATCCCAAGTTGTTTGA
- the LOC123198134 gene encoding ubiquitin carboxyl-terminal hydrolase 26 isoform X2, which produces MSRPTTRSKNKRHRQGSDSDSTSEILRKIHSTGEVTDDDLKQLYMISKPICQSCRVNTKDNPNCFCGLIPPHNGSRKSGLWQKLSDILQSLGPDPCKDLRASASLPAGLTNLGATCYANSILQCLYMNKSFREGVFSVEPDVLKQHPVLEQLARLFAQLHASKMAFIDSAPFIKTLELDNGVQQDSHEFLTLLLSLLERCCSHSKAPKARTIVQDLFRGSVSHVTTCSQCGKDSEASAKMEDFYELELNVKGLKTIDESLDDYLSVEELHGDNQYFCESCRTRVDATRSIKLRSLPEVLNFQLKRCVFLPKTTMKKKITSAFSFPGELNMQQRLSEPSQLDLVYDLSAVLIHKGTAVNSGHYIALIKDENTGHWWEFDDEHVSNLGNCPFGEGSSSSCSKGGSEHVDSSSITKGMNGVNVNHAVLQPQSSESCNGCNVEKFTSNDAYMLMYNLRRSKKDAQKKHVACDVHNMEIENDTVFFHDGVSLPSHLCEEIKELNSSYVDACELYKLKRDRELDIITKRKQEVRSVLSEAPVRSLEEPFYWISTDWLRQWADNICPPVLDNTPLQCLHGKVPVSKVGSMKRLSAEAWIKLFSKYDGGPTLTNDDCCLNCLIDGARTLVCADSYRDRRKSMKELADDVLSGKFGEGIYYVSRPWLQQWTKRKNLDAPCEADAGPTSSISCPHGQLMPEQATGAKRSLVPESLWIFIYEDAIKVKPDDLLGCSAFPLDSKQCIECSEALSEVACMEDSIRALKLKQRQNHEKLALGRSIPLFLDSKYYLVPSSWLTKWRNYISTSGKNASSSVEPEFLDGVIDSIKCEKHLRLLERPPDLVCKRGSIFQKGSMTDGLTIVTENDWKCFCEEWGGIREKGISAKVEFSNNAGNTLVRSCKEVPICQDTFSPHDEENNEIESRRLVVRTSPEICEDCIGERESCELMQKLNYCDENIYVCLVRGKEAPKSILEASESTFEPDRRTSKRSRKTNYGSLINLKVSASTSIYQLKMMIWESLGI; this is translated from the exons TCAGACATTCTTCAATCTCTTGGCCCAGACCCATGCAAGGATCTTCGTGCTTCTGCTTCCTTACCTGCTGGACTGACTAATTTGGGTGCAACATGCTATGCAAATAGTATACTACAATGCTTGTACATGAATAAATCATTCCGTGAAGGTGTTTTCTCTGTTGAGCCTGATGTTTTGAAACAACATCCTGTGTTGGAACAACTTGCAAGACTTTTTGCACAGTTGCATGCCAGTAAAATGGCTTTCATTGACTCAGCTCCATTTATTAAAACATTGGAGTTAGACAATGGAGTTCAACAGGACAGCCATGAGTTCTTGACCTTGCTTCTTTCTTTGCTTGAGCGTTGTTGTAGCCATTCTAAAGCTCCCAAGGCTAGAACAATTGTTCAAGATCTTTTCCGTGGGAGTGTATCTCATGTGACAAC GTGCTCACAATGTGGAAAAGATTCTGAAGCTTCTGCAAAGATGGAAGACTTTTATGAGCTTGAGTTAAACGTCAAGGGCTTAAAAACTATAGATGAAAGTTTAGATGACTACCTTAGTGTGGAAGAGCTTCATGGAgataatcaatatttttgtgAATCATGTAGAACAAGAGTTGATGCTACTCGGAGCATCAAGCTACGCTCACTTCCTGAAGTTCTTAATTTTCAGCTCAAGCGTTGTGTTTTCCTTCCAAAG ACTActatgaagaagaaaatcaCATCTGCTTTTTCTTTTCCGGGAGAACTGAATATGCAGCAGAGACTCTCTGAGCCATCTCAGCTTGATTTGGTATATGATTTGTCAGCTGTGCTGATTCACAAGGGAACTGCCGTAAACAGTGGTCATTACATTGCACTTATCAAGGATGAGAATACAGGGCACTGGTGGGAATTTGATGATGAGCATGTCTCAAACTTAGGTAATTGTCCTTTTGGCGAAGGTTCTTCAAGTTCTTGTAGTAAAGGCGGTTCTGAGCATGTTGATTCTTCATCAATTACAAAAGGAATGAATGGCGTCAATGTAAACCATGCTGTTCTTCAGCCACAGTCTTCAGAATCTTGTAATGGTTGTAATGTAGAGAAATTCACCTCAAATGATGCATATATGTTGATGTATAACCTGAGGCGTAGCAAGAAAGATGCCCAGAAGAAACATGTGGCCTGTGATGTCCACAATATGGAAATAGAAAATGATACTGTCTTTTTTCATGACGGTGTTTCCCTTCCGTCTCATCTATGTGAAGAGATAAAAGAATTGAATTCATCATATGTTGATGCTTGTGAACTATACAAATTAAAGCGGGATAGAGAATTGGATATTATTACTAAACGCAAGCAAGAAGTGCGGTCAGTTCTTTCTGAAGCACCTGTTCGGTCACTTGAAGAACCATTTTATTGGATTTCCACAGATTGGCTTCGCCAATGGGCTGATAACATTTGCCCACC TGTTCTAGACAATACTCCTCTCCAATGCTTGCATGGGAAAGTTCCAGTATCAAAGGTTGGCTCCATGAAGCGATTATCCGCTGAAGCTTGGATTAAATTGTTCTCTAAG TATGATGGAGGGCCAACCCTGACCAATGATGACTGCTGTTTGAATTGCCTTATTGATGGCGCACGGACCTTGGTATGTGCTGATAGCTATAGAGATAGAAGAAAATCAATGAAAGAGCTTGCTGATGATGTGCTATCAGGAAAGTTTGGAGAAGGAATATACTATGTGTCTAGGCCATg GTTGCAACAATggacaaaaaggaaaaatctagATGCTCCTTGTGAAGCTGATGCAGGACCAACGAGTTCAATTAGTTGTCCCCATGGCCAACTGATGCCGGAGCAAGCTACTGGTGCTAAGCGATCGTTGGTTCCTGAGAGTCTCTGGATCTTCATTTATGAAGATGCTATAAAAGTAAAACCTGATGACCTTTTGGGTTGTTCAGCTTTTCCATTAGACTCTAAACAGTGTATTGAATGTAGCGAAGCACTCTCTGAAGTGGCATGCATGGAGGATTCTATAAG GGCCCTGAAGCTTAAACAGCGccaaaatcatgaaaaattaGCTCTGGGTAGAAGTATTCCACTATTTTTGGATAGCAAATATTACTTGGTGCCCTCATCATGGCTTACAAAGTGGAGAAACTACATAAGTACAAGTGGAAAAAATGCTTCATCATCTGTGGAACCTGAATTTCTGGACGGTGTCATTGATTCAATTAAATGTGAAAAG CATTTGCGACTTTTAGAGAGGCCTCCTGACCTGGTTTGCAAACGTGGCTCCATTTTTCAGAAGGGTTCTATG ACAGATGGGTTGACAATTGTTACTGAGAATGACTGGAAATGTTTCTGTGAAGAGTGGGGTGGAATTCGGGAGAAAGGCATATCTGCTAAAGTTGAGTTCAGTAATAATGCAGGAAATACTTTGGTCCGGTCCTGTAAAGAGGTACCAATATGTCAGGATACATTTAGCCCTCATGATGAAGAAAATAATGAGATTGAATCTAGACGTCTAGTGGTCAGGACTAGCCCAGAG ATATGTGAGGATTGCATTGGAGAAAGAGAAAGCTGTGAGTTGATGCAAAAGCTCAATTATTGTGATGAGAACATATATGTATGTCTTGTTCGTGGAAAAGAAGCTCCAAAATCAATTTTAGAAGCATCTGAGTCTACCTTTGAGCCAGACCGACGAACATCAAAGCGCTCCAGGAAGACCAATTATGGAAGTTTGATCAATTTAAAAGTTTCTGCTTCCACATCCATATACCaattaaaaatgatgatatggGAATCTCTTGGG ATATGA